A region from the Silene latifolia isolate original U9 population chromosome 7, ASM4854445v1, whole genome shotgun sequence genome encodes:
- the LOC141590177 gene encoding uncharacterized protein LOC141590177, producing MVLKRARVSESESESDREMSSEENEFLNEVSEEDEELGADDGSYEDGSGSESGEGESSGEDEEEEDDEDGDGDEDEDEDGEGREFVIPKDDEMEELEKEYRDLQNREEKLVHTLKRHKDEDVVKGQAIKSQKALWDKALEIRIVLQNPYTKSNKLPQEPIRSLFLESDKAVSSGYSDLIASSKNAIDSLVQLQEALLDNNPSIARAFEEGGPQSSLVSNGELEKIDVDQEWLQISQIQSR from the exons ATGGTACTGAAGCGAGCTCGGGTAAGCGAAAGCGAAAGCGAAAGCGATAGGGAGATGAGTTCTGAAGAAAACGAGTTTTTGAATGAG GTTAGTGAAGAAGATGAGGAATTAGGTGCCGATGATGGTAGTTACGAGGACGGGAGCGGTAGCGAAAGCGGTGAGGGTGAAAGTAGTggggaagacgaagaagaagaagatgatgaggatggGGACGGGGACGAGGACGAGGATGAGGATGGCGAGGGTAGGGAATTTGTGATACCGAAAGACGATGAGATGGAGGAACTTGAGAAAGAGTATCGGGATCTTCAAAATAGGGAgga GAAACTGGTACATACTCTCAAGCGGCACAAGGATGAAGACGTTGTCAAGGGACAGGCTATCAAGAGCCAGAAG GCTCTTTGGGACAAGGCCCTTGAGATCAGAATTGTATTGCAAAATCCATATACTAAGTCAAATAAACTACCACAG GAACCAATTAGATCATTGTTCTTGGAGTCCGACAAAGCAGTTTCCAGTGGATATTCGGATCTAATTGCATCTTCGAAGAACGCGATAGATTCACTAGTGCAATTGCAAGAG GCTCTGCTTGACAATAATCCCTCAATTGCTCGAGCCTTTGAAG AAGGTGGCCCTCAGTCATCTCTCGTTTCTAACGGCGAGTTAGAGAAAATCGATGTTGATCAGGAGTGGTTACAAATTTCCCAAATTCAATCAAGGTGA